The following proteins come from a genomic window of Thermoproteus sp.:
- a CDS encoding galactokinase family protein encodes MRREVLASAPGRLDFLNTHQDYKGLPVVAVAVNLRTRVWAGRAEGVCRARSLDTGEHGEFKPGELPAGRAFLDYIKAAVASLRRSGVEVRGCELEVKSDVPIASGMASSAALLVASVGALSALWGGPTDPAFVAETAYIAEREVMGIPCGRLDQYGSAFGWISYINTRPPYNVERLEFDEGIFVALDSGVRHSTADIHPQRQKELDEGLRALFRIAPGRLREKLAERHWEVKWEELDEEELVPYLKEIPEVSARRILFTIRMHKSTLVALKILRGEEAAAPYLPEPGGEDWRARALGAVMTYQHGLLRDLYDVSIPELDRLVEGAVSRGAYGAKLSGAGLGGIVMALAPTDAADRIRDIGEARRWVLRVDEGLKVEFL; translated from the coding sequence GTGAGGCGCGAGGTATTGGCCTCGGCGCCCGGCCGCCTGGACTTTTTAAACACACATCAAGACTACAAGGGACTGCCGGTGGTCGCAGTGGCGGTGAACCTACGGACGCGGGTGTGGGCCGGGAGGGCCGAGGGGGTCTGTAGGGCGAGGTCTCTGGACACCGGCGAGCACGGCGAATTTAAGCCTGGCGAGCTCCCGGCCGGGAGGGCCTTTTTGGATTACATAAAGGCCGCCGTGGCCTCCTTGAGGCGGTCAGGCGTCGAGGTGAGGGGGTGCGAGCTGGAGGTCAAGAGCGACGTCCCCATAGCGTCGGGCATGGCGTCGAGCGCGGCCCTCCTCGTGGCGTCTGTGGGGGCGCTTTCGGCCTTGTGGGGCGGGCCTACTGATCCGGCCTTTGTGGCCGAGACGGCCTATATCGCCGAGAGGGAGGTCATGGGGATACCCTGTGGGAGGCTCGACCAGTACGGCTCGGCTTTCGGCTGGATATCCTACATCAACACGCGGCCTCCCTACAACGTCGAGAGGCTGGAGTTCGACGAGGGGATCTTTGTGGCTCTTGACAGCGGCGTTCGCCATTCGACTGCCGACATACATCCCCAGAGGCAGAAAGAGCTAGACGAGGGGCTTAGGGCTCTATTTAGAATAGCGCCGGGGCGGCTGAGGGAGAAGCTGGCAGAGAGGCATTGGGAGGTGAAGTGGGAGGAGCTGGACGAGGAGGAGCTAGTGCCCTACCTGAAGGAGATACCGGAGGTCTCGGCTAGGCGTATCCTCTTCACCATACGGATGCATAAATCCACGTTGGTGGCCTTGAAGATACTTAGGGGCGAGGAGGCGGCCGCGCCGTATCTGCCAGAGCCGGGGGGCGAGGACTGGCGGGCGAGGGCGCTTGGCGCCGTCATGACGTACCAACACGGCCTCTTGAGGGATCTATACGACGTGAGCATTCCGGAGCTGGACAGACTTGTGGAGGGCGCCGTGTCTAGAGGGGCATATGGCGCAAAGCTCTCAGGCGCGGGGCTGGGCGGGATAGTCATGGCGCTCGCGCCGACCGACGCCGCCGATAGGATTAGGGACATAGGGGAGGCGAGGCGGTGGGTCTTAAGGGTGGACGAAGGGCTCAAGGTGGAGTTCCTATGA
- a CDS encoding class I SAM-dependent methyltransferase translates to MEYFEYFDERGAAFYEWLVKLRVFDWAYSITAREVEKAAPRGARILEVGPGVGKLASLLEGRGYRVVGVDVSPAMLRRAKRRTSADLVAGASWALPVRDGAFDGAVALFTLHHWGPHEGSTRSVADALRPGAKFVVVEADRKRAPVVGDHGCTAECLGEVLGRRFKVEIRRRFPLVIAHAERLSG, encoded by the coding sequence GTGGAGTATTTCGAATATTTCGACGAGCGGGGAGCCGCCTTCTACGAGTGGCTAGTCAAGTTGAGGGTATTCGACTGGGCCTACTCCATAACCGCCAGAGAGGTCGAGAAGGCCGCGCCTAGAGGGGCCAGAATACTCGAAGTGGGGCCGGGCGTGGGGAAGCTGGCGTCCCTCCTGGAGGGGAGAGGCTATAGGGTGGTGGGAGTCGACGTGTCGCCCGCCATGTTGCGTAGAGCCAAGAGGAGGACCTCTGCCGATTTGGTGGCGGGAGCCAGCTGGGCCCTTCCGGTTAGAGATGGGGCTTTCGACGGGGCCGTGGCACTATTTACGCTACACCACTGGGGCCCCCACGAGGGGTCCACGAGGTCTGTAGCAGACGCGTTGAGGCCCGGCGCCAAGTTTGTGGTGGTGGAGGCCGACAGGAAGAGGGCGCCTGTGGTGGGCGACCACGGCTGTACGGCCGAGTGCCTCGGGGAGGTTTTAGGCCGGCGCTTTAAGGTGGAGATAAGGCGTAGATTCCCGTTGGTGATAGCGCACGCCGAGAGGCTATCTGGCTAG
- a CDS encoding disulfide bond formation protein DsbA, producing the protein MEALVTRVGERSNPYLLELYDVNCPFCARAALDTWRDLLSSGAYFELVYLPVHYAIWKDYSLKTAEGTYLANLSAFCIDDPVERVEYILRLFEVTASIRREPEAIEKQLEMARGRFGDLKACLRGRVGRLADDPELAYELAHEYALSLGVAASGVPTAAIIDGGKAVEVGDGLDRVEKLVKKYLKDKRRGRA; encoded by the coding sequence GTGGAGGCGCTCGTAACTAGAGTCGGCGAGAGGTCCAATCCCTACCTGTTGGAGCTCTACGACGTGAACTGCCCCTTCTGCGCCAGAGCCGCGTTGGACACATGGCGCGATTTGCTGTCCTCCGGCGCGTATTTCGAGCTTGTCTATCTGCCGGTACACTACGCCATATGGAAGGACTACTCCTTGAAGACCGCCGAGGGGACTTATCTGGCCAACCTCTCCGCCTTCTGTATAGACGACCCCGTCGAGAGGGTAGAGTACATCCTCCGCCTTTTCGAAGTGACGGCATCCATAAGGAGGGAGCCGGAAGCCATAGAGAAGCAGTTAGAGATGGCCAGAGGGAGGTTTGGCGACTTGAAGGCCTGCTTGAGGGGGAGGGTGGGACGTCTAGCGGACGACCCGGAGCTGGCCTACGAGCTGGCCCACGAATACGCCTTGTCGCTAGGCGTAGCCGCGTCGGGAGTGCCGACAGCGGCCATAATTGATGGGGGCAAGGCGGTGGAGGTGGGCGACGGCCTCGACAGAGTGGAGAAGCTTGTCAAGAAGTACCTTAAGGACAAGAGGCGAGGGCGCGCCTAA
- the glcV gene encoding glucose ABC transporter ATP-binding protein GlcV, producing the protein MVVVTLENVDKIFPPNVVALKDVNLKINDGEFFVVLGPSGHGKTTFLRVLAGLEVPTRGRILFDDEVIVDTERKIFVEPPKRNVGMVFQNWALYPHMKVFDNIAFPLKIKKLPKREIEARVKEVAEILGIAELLDRYPRQLSGGQQQRVAIARALVKRPRLLLLDEPFSNLDARIRISARAFVKRLQRELKITTILVTHDQQDAYSVADRLAVLRRGVVQQVGNVEDLLERPANLFVATFLGDPPMNVFEAKLLREGGSYLADAGALKIPLPNAPALAGHVGKKIYVGVRPADIYIAEAPQSKEDLLIPGGRVKIVEVTGFVTTALVEWDGIEARVEVVGRPPVEGSEVQVYVKPQKIKVFGEDEKAVL; encoded by the coding sequence ATGGTAGTGGTCACATTGGAGAATGTAGACAAGATATTTCCGCCGAACGTCGTGGCGCTTAAAGACGTGAATCTGAAGATAAACGATGGCGAGTTCTTCGTGGTTTTGGGCCCCTCGGGCCACGGCAAGACCACATTCTTGAGGGTCCTCGCAGGCCTCGAGGTCCCCACTAGAGGCCGTATCCTCTTCGACGACGAGGTCATCGTGGATACAGAGCGGAAGATCTTCGTGGAGCCGCCTAAGAGGAACGTAGGCATGGTCTTCCAGAACTGGGCCCTCTACCCACACATGAAGGTCTTCGACAACATAGCGTTTCCCCTAAAGATAAAGAAGTTGCCCAAGAGGGAGATAGAGGCTAGGGTGAAGGAGGTGGCTGAGATTTTGGGCATCGCGGAGCTCCTAGACAGATATCCCCGCCAGCTGTCTGGCGGACAGCAACAGAGGGTCGCTATAGCCCGCGCTTTGGTCAAGAGGCCGAGGCTCTTGTTGTTGGACGAGCCCTTCTCCAATCTAGACGCGAGGATACGTATAAGCGCCCGCGCCTTCGTCAAGAGGCTGCAGAGGGAGCTGAAAATAACGACGATCCTAGTCACCCACGACCAACAGGACGCGTATTCGGTCGCCGATAGGCTCGCTGTCTTGAGGCGCGGAGTCGTACAACAAGTGGGCAACGTGGAGGACCTGCTGGAGAGGCCCGCCAACCTCTTCGTGGCGACTTTCCTCGGCGATCCCCCTATGAACGTATTCGAGGCGAAGCTCTTGAGGGAGGGAGGGAGCTATCTGGCCGACGCGGGGGCCTTGAAGATACCTCTGCCCAATGCCCCCGCCCTGGCCGGACATGTGGGCAAGAAGATATACGTCGGCGTGAGGCCGGCCGATATATACATAGCCGAGGCTCCCCAGAGCAAAGAGGACTTGTTGATACCTGGAGGGAGGGTCAAGATAGTGGAGGTCACGGGCTTTGTGACCACGGCGCTGGTGGAGTGGGACGGGATAGAGGCGAGAGTTGAGGTCGTGGGCAGGCCGCCGGTTGAAGGCTCGGAGGTGCAGGTCTACGTAAAGCCGCAAAAGATAAAGGTGTTCGGCGAGGACGAAAAGGCGGTGTTGTGA
- a CDS encoding ABC transporter permease: protein MFETLGLAWSALWERRGRTVGAIIGVAIAFTALTFALSVGDYFRSSALSFFSQLGINNLFIVGSFTDADLATIRTYVTPYATAVVPISAAQASVRLPNGQVLAATLYGVPRSYVDVLLPSAAIYDGSNRLGGGLAVVGYYIAFDQNTGAELLGVGYPFALNYGRRSYSLVVSGIMAPEHPGVVNSLTSVIIDEDQFRSITGLASYQIIVVTLKDTAYISQVQSLLKAVFPNAEVISLTSLVQTVNQFFTGLELFLGLVSGVSTVITALWLYDTMTISVIQRTREFGILRAIGFRRRQITAMMLYEALIIAAIGIAAGAAIMAPLSLVKINFFPGMSVSVGAAPHIALVTATLVTFVNVLGALAPAVRAGRLNLVDALRYE, encoded by the coding sequence GTGTTCGAGACTTTAGGCCTCGCCTGGAGCGCGCTTTGGGAGAGGAGGGGGAGGACCGTCGGCGCCATAATAGGCGTGGCCATAGCCTTCACCGCCTTGACTTTCGCCCTGTCGGTGGGCGATTATTTCAGATCTTCCGCCCTCTCCTTCTTCAGCCAGCTTGGCATAAACAATCTGTTCATAGTGGGCAGTTTTACAGATGCCGACCTAGCGACTATCCGCACGTACGTGACGCCGTACGCGACCGCCGTAGTGCCCATATCGGCCGCCCAAGCCTCGGTGAGGCTCCCCAACGGGCAGGTCTTGGCGGCGACTCTCTACGGCGTGCCTCGAAGCTACGTCGACGTCCTACTCCCCTCAGCCGCTATATACGACGGCTCGAACAGGCTCGGCGGGGGGCTTGCGGTTGTGGGGTACTACATCGCCTTTGACCAAAACACAGGCGCGGAGCTGTTGGGGGTGGGCTACCCCTTTGCGTTGAACTACGGAAGACGTTCATACAGCCTCGTGGTCTCCGGCATAATGGCGCCTGAACACCCCGGCGTGGTCAACAGCTTGACGTCAGTAATTATAGATGAGGACCAGTTCAGATCTATCACCGGCCTCGCCAGCTATCAAATAATCGTCGTGACGCTTAAAGATACGGCATATATAAGCCAGGTCCAGTCGCTCCTAAAGGCAGTATTCCCCAACGCGGAAGTTATAAGCCTCACCTCATTGGTGCAGACTGTAAACCAGTTCTTCACCGGCCTGGAGCTCTTTTTGGGTCTTGTTTCTGGTGTTTCTACTGTCATTACGGCGCTTTGGCTTTACGACACTATGACTATATCTGTCATACAGAGGACTAGGGAGTTCGGCATATTGAGAGCTATAGGCTTCAGAAGGAGACAAATAACGGCTATGATGCTCTACGAAGCCCTCATAATAGCCGCCATAGGCATAGCCGCCGGAGCCGCCATAATGGCCCCACTAAGCCTAGTAAAGATAAACTTCTTCCCGGGCATGTCCGTCTCGGTCGGGGCGGCGCCCCATATAGCCCTAGTGACCGCTACGTTGGTGACTTTCGTCAACGTGCTCGGCGCCTTAGCGCCAGCGGTGAGGGCAGGCAGATTGAACCTAGTGGATGCGCTACGCTATGAATAA
- the galT gene encoding galactose-1-phosphate uridylyltransferase, giving the protein MSEIRLDPTTGDWIVVAPKRLSRPWQPESFCPFDPGAPETGYGWDVLILPNRYPVVHQDAPSASSDGFYTSMSAYGRALVVVETPQHDLDDLSDLPQEHIEKVLRAVLKEMERAMGDPAVRYFLYFRNKGREIGVSLTHPHAQIYELPVVPERIARELQRAEAYWRDKGRCLYCDIAAREAKSDRVLLRGSSWIAFVPYYARWPHEVHIYPLRHIQLLTQIGDDELVELAAVLRRTLCAVKNAVGKPMPYMMVLHQAPLRGDHAYFHLHFEIYGMYRPDGKLKYAASAETGAGFYTLDTTPEETAERLRRALASCP; this is encoded by the coding sequence ATGAGCGAGATAAGGCTGGACCCGACGACTGGCGACTGGATTGTGGTGGCCCCCAAAAGGCTCTCGCGGCCCTGGCAGCCCGAGTCCTTCTGTCCCTTCGACCCCGGCGCGCCCGAGACGGGCTATGGGTGGGACGTCTTGATACTACCAAATAGGTACCCCGTGGTGCATCAAGACGCGCCTTCGGCCTCCAGCGACGGCTTCTATACTTCCATGTCGGCGTACGGGAGGGCGTTGGTGGTCGTCGAGACGCCGCAACACGACCTAGACGACCTCAGCGACTTGCCGCAAGAACATATAGAGAAGGTGTTGAGGGCCGTCTTGAAGGAGATGGAGAGGGCTATGGGCGACCCCGCGGTTAGGTACTTCCTTTACTTCAGGAATAAAGGCAGGGAGATAGGCGTGTCTCTCACCCATCCCCACGCCCAGATATACGAGCTTCCCGTCGTGCCGGAGCGCATAGCTAGAGAGCTTCAGAGGGCCGAAGCCTACTGGCGGGATAAAGGGCGTTGTCTTTATTGCGACATAGCGGCCCGGGAGGCTAAATCCGACAGGGTGTTGTTGAGGGGGTCCAGCTGGATCGCATTTGTGCCCTACTACGCGAGGTGGCCCCATGAGGTCCACATATATCCCCTACGCCACATCCAACTCCTCACCCAGATCGGCGACGACGAGCTCGTAGAGCTGGCGGCAGTGTTGAGGCGGACGCTCTGTGCCGTCAAGAACGCTGTGGGGAAGCCCATGCCCTACATGATGGTGTTACACCAAGCGCCGTTGAGGGGTGACCACGCCTATTTCCATCTCCACTTCGAGATCTACGGCATGTACAGGCCGGACGGCAAGTTGAAATACGCGGCGAGCGCCGAGACCGGCGCTGGGTTCTATACGCTCGACACTACGCCGGAGGAGACGGCGGAGAGACTTAGGCGCGCCCTCGCCTCTTGTCCTTAA
- a CDS encoding PDZ domain-containing protein: MRGYYMYPDIYGDDVIFVTEDDLWKFSGGKALRLTSDFGVVVRPKYSPDGRHIAFTRLQQTDQGVLAEAYVVPADGGQPKRLTYFGSPFTRVAGWTPDGRILVFSDFKMPFSQWRELYAVSLDGRYERLNLGPATALLYGDGFVVLGRNNYDLPYWKRYKGGMRGVLWISRDGGRTFEKLVDLPGNITSPMIVGGRIYFVSDHEGVGNIYSVDPSGRDLRRHTDFKDFYVRNASSDGRRIVFQAGGDIYLLDPSTGRLERLEIDAPLSGKQKSPKFVEPFKYLESFSLPSGSAVVLISRGQAFYMPAWEGAVVQLGERGGGTRYKHASPDGDKIAVATYDGVVEIYKNDGTLLKRLELGVGIVEALALKYPKLAISNHKGELWIVDIEAGSKSLVDRSEYGIITELAWHPSGFWLAYSRPAGAYVQNIRLYDVRTGKTYDATPPTNFDYSPSFDPEGRYLYFLSRRVFNPAMDPVQFYYVFAKYSKPYLIPLRRDDVSPFVEYRKSEGAVSDIDVEGIERRAEPFPVDEGIYAAVVGLKGGKVAWLRYEVEGALKYYLWSAQERRGTVEVYDLEAKSKDQLASGVSAVRASPDGKYLLLKEEGRLRLVDVEKKPDLQSREPGRKSGVLDLNRVKVYVEPPKEWRQMLRETWLFMRENFWRADMNGVDWDAVYKKYEPLLDRISTRYELSDLINEMQGELGNSHAYEIVPDFEVDKPYPVGGLGAEFVWDGGCWRVAKIFWGDPANEGERSPLAAPGVDVKEGDCIISIGGVKLGPDLPPEAALLNRAGDVVWIEVSRGGEVRRFPVRTLREERHLIYREWVERNRRYVHERTGGRVGYVYIPDMGPYGYAEFFKSLIAEGYKEALIIDVRFNRGGHTSGMLIQRLAARAFGAFVTRHFKPTPYPALVAPRALVLITNEYAGSDGDIFTYDFKTLGLGPVVGVRTWGGTVGIDARYKLVDGTIVTQPKYAFWAEGVGFGIEGYGVEPDVLVEIAPHHYRAGVDPQLDRAIEEALRRLGGSLSFRLNKGVILILGSQLYLW; encoded by the coding sequence ATGAGGGGCTACTACATGTACCCCGACATATATGGCGACGACGTGATCTTCGTGACCGAGGACGACCTCTGGAAGTTCTCGGGCGGCAAGGCCTTGAGGCTGACGTCGGACTTCGGGGTCGTGGTGAGGCCTAAGTACTCCCCCGACGGGCGCCATATAGCCTTCACGAGGCTACAACAGACGGACCAAGGCGTCTTGGCTGAGGCCTACGTGGTGCCGGCCGACGGCGGCCAGCCCAAAAGGCTGACCTACTTCGGCTCCCCCTTCACCCGCGTGGCCGGGTGGACTCCAGACGGGAGGATCCTCGTCTTTTCTGACTTCAAGATGCCCTTCTCCCAATGGAGGGAGCTATATGCCGTGTCTCTCGACGGGAGGTACGAAAGGCTCAACTTGGGCCCCGCGACGGCCTTGCTCTACGGCGACGGCTTTGTGGTGCTTGGCAGGAACAACTACGACCTGCCCTACTGGAAGCGGTATAAGGGAGGCATGAGGGGCGTCCTCTGGATCAGCAGGGACGGCGGGAGGACCTTCGAGAAGTTGGTGGACCTCCCGGGAAATATAACCTCGCCGATGATAGTAGGCGGGAGGATCTACTTCGTGTCGGACCACGAGGGCGTGGGCAATATATATTCGGTCGACCCCTCGGGGAGGGACTTAAGGCGGCATACCGACTTCAAGGACTTCTATGTGAGGAACGCCAGTAGCGATGGGAGGAGAATAGTCTTCCAGGCCGGGGGCGATATATACCTCTTAGACCCCTCGACGGGCCGCCTGGAGCGTTTGGAGATAGACGCGCCTCTGTCGGGGAAGCAGAAGTCGCCTAAATTCGTAGAGCCGTTTAAGTACCTAGAGTCCTTCTCCCTGCCTTCCGGAAGCGCCGTCGTCCTCATCTCGAGGGGGCAGGCCTTCTACATGCCGGCGTGGGAGGGGGCGGTGGTCCAATTGGGCGAGAGGGGAGGCGGCACTAGGTACAAACACGCGTCTCCTGACGGCGACAAGATAGCCGTGGCGACATACGACGGCGTGGTCGAAATCTACAAGAACGACGGGACCTTGTTGAAGAGGCTGGAGCTCGGAGTCGGCATAGTCGAGGCCCTAGCGCTTAAATATCCCAAGCTTGCTATCTCCAACCACAAGGGCGAGCTCTGGATCGTCGACATAGAGGCTGGCTCCAAGTCGTTGGTCGACAGAAGCGAATATGGGATAATAACGGAGCTGGCTTGGCACCCCTCGGGCTTCTGGCTGGCGTACTCCAGACCCGCCGGCGCGTACGTCCAGAACATAAGGCTCTACGACGTGAGGACAGGTAAGACCTACGACGCGACTCCCCCAACCAATTTCGACTACAGCCCCTCCTTCGACCCCGAGGGGAGATACCTCTACTTCCTCTCCAGGAGGGTCTTCAACCCAGCCATGGACCCAGTCCAGTTCTACTACGTCTTCGCCAAGTACTCCAAGCCGTACTTAATACCGTTGAGGCGCGACGACGTGTCTCCCTTCGTGGAGTACAGGAAGTCGGAGGGCGCCGTCTCGGATATAGACGTCGAAGGGATAGAGCGGAGGGCCGAGCCGTTTCCAGTAGACGAAGGCATATACGCGGCGGTGGTAGGCCTGAAGGGCGGGAAGGTGGCCTGGCTGAGATACGAAGTGGAGGGCGCCTTGAAGTACTACCTCTGGTCCGCACAAGAGAGGAGGGGAACGGTCGAGGTGTACGATTTGGAGGCTAAGTCTAAAGACCAGCTGGCGTCCGGCGTGTCGGCCGTGCGGGCCTCGCCGGATGGGAAGTACTTGCTCCTAAAGGAGGAGGGGAGGTTGAGGCTTGTCGACGTGGAGAAGAAGCCGGACCTCCAGTCTAGAGAGCCGGGGAGGAAGAGCGGAGTGCTCGACTTGAATCGCGTCAAGGTCTACGTAGAGCCGCCGAAGGAGTGGCGCCAGATGTTGAGGGAGACTTGGCTCTTCATGAGGGAGAACTTCTGGCGGGCCGACATGAACGGCGTGGATTGGGACGCCGTCTACAAGAAGTACGAGCCGCTTTTGGATAGGATAAGTACGCGCTACGAACTCAGCGATTTGATAAACGAGATGCAGGGAGAGCTCGGCAACAGCCACGCCTACGAGATAGTCCCCGACTTCGAGGTGGACAAGCCCTACCCCGTCGGGGGCCTCGGCGCCGAGTTCGTCTGGGACGGCGGGTGTTGGCGCGTGGCGAAAATCTTCTGGGGCGACCCCGCCAACGAGGGCGAGAGGAGCCCTCTGGCGGCCCCCGGCGTGGACGTCAAGGAGGGGGACTGCATAATCTCCATAGGAGGCGTGAAGCTGGGCCCCGACCTCCCGCCCGAGGCCGCGCTTCTAAATAGAGCAGGCGATGTCGTCTGGATCGAGGTCTCGCGCGGCGGGGAGGTGCGGCGGTTCCCCGTGAGGACGTTGAGAGAGGAAAGGCATTTGATATATAGGGAGTGGGTCGAGAGGAACCGTCGTTACGTCCACGAGAGGACGGGCGGAAGGGTCGGATATGTCTATATACCGGACATGGGCCCCTACGGCTACGCCGAGTTCTTCAAGTCCCTAATCGCCGAGGGCTACAAAGAGGCCCTCATAATCGACGTGAGGTTCAATAGGGGTGGCCACACCTCCGGCATGTTGATTCAACGCCTCGCGGCTAGGGCCTTCGGCGCGTTCGTAACTAGACACTTCAAGCCGACGCCCTACCCGGCGCTCGTGGCGCCCAGAGCCCTCGTCCTCATAACTAACGAATACGCGGGGTCCGACGGCGATATATTCACCTACGACTTCAAGACCTTGGGGCTGGGGCCCGTCGTGGGCGTTAGGACTTGGGGAGGCACTGTGGGCATAGACGCTAGGTACAAGCTTGTCGACGGCACTATAGTGACTCAGCCTAAATACGCCTTTTGGGCCGAGGGCGTGGGGTTCGGGATAGAGGGATACGGCGTGGAGCCCGACGTGCTTGTGGAGATAGCGCCGCACCACTATAGGGCAGGCGTTGACCCCCAGCTGGATAGAGCCATAGAGGAGGCCTTGAGGAGGCTTGGCGGTTCTCTGTCTTTTAGACTCAATAAAGGCGTAATTTTAATATTGGGGTCCCAGCTATACCTATGGTAG
- a CDS encoding acylphosphatase codes for MAKTRAHLYIRGKVQGVFFRQSMRDVATYYGVKGWVRNLPDGRTVEAVLEGEEDAVRKVVEWAHYGPPGARVEKVEVQYEEYRGEFDDFKILPTPKNI; via the coding sequence ATGGCCAAGACCAGAGCCCATCTATACATTAGGGGGAAGGTACAGGGAGTCTTCTTCAGACAGTCCATGAGGGACGTGGCTACCTACTACGGCGTGAAGGGCTGGGTCAGAAATCTCCCCGACGGGAGGACCGTCGAGGCCGTGCTAGAGGGCGAAGAGGACGCCGTGAGGAAAGTCGTCGAGTGGGCCCACTACGGGCCCCCGGGGGCCCGCGTCGAGAAGGTAGAAGTACAGTACGAAGAATATAGGGGCGAGTTCGACGACTTCAAGATATTGCCGACACCCAAAAATATTTAG
- a CDS encoding L-lactate permease, giving the protein MFVQPTNPLGNIYLTALAALIPVITLLILLAGLRMSAWLATLIGSIVTILVAIGIWGAPPAETAYAWLIGALVGFWNISWITMWGLAIYNTLVLTGKFDVFKGWIIKNATEDARVQAILLAWSFGALMEGLVGFGYPWAIVAPILASIGYAELKAIQTVALANNAPVSYGALGTPIVTLATVTGLPLLLVSATVGRIVAILALFVPLTLLFIVDGVRGIKDAWPVALVGSLGYIAGQLPVSNFVGPYLPDIAGSLVSFALVLAFLRVWRPKRVVSFGTATNGGSARTYTRREVVEAWLPFVVLVIVVTLWTGPWSPLTKVSLFTLSQAAYSTVLKKSSSHLHLTPSWRARLYSRRG; this is encoded by the coding sequence ATGTTCGTACAGCCTACAAACCCGCTCGGAAATATATACCTAACCGCATTAGCCGCATTAATTCCTGTAATAACTCTATTGATACTCCTGGCAGGCCTCAGGATGAGCGCGTGGCTCGCCACCCTGATAGGATCTATAGTAACTATACTCGTAGCTATAGGCATATGGGGCGCGCCTCCTGCCGAGACTGCCTACGCCTGGCTCATAGGCGCGTTGGTGGGCTTTTGGAATATAAGCTGGATCACCATGTGGGGACTCGCCATATACAACACCCTAGTGCTCACCGGAAAGTTCGACGTATTTAAGGGCTGGATCATAAAGAACGCGACAGAGGACGCAAGAGTCCAGGCGATTCTGCTGGCTTGGTCTTTCGGCGCCTTGATGGAGGGCCTCGTGGGCTTCGGCTACCCCTGGGCCATCGTCGCGCCCATACTCGCCTCTATAGGCTACGCGGAGCTGAAGGCCATACAGACGGTCGCGTTGGCCAACAATGCGCCTGTGTCCTACGGCGCCTTGGGCACGCCCATAGTCACACTCGCCACCGTGACGGGACTGCCTCTGCTTTTAGTGTCGGCCACTGTGGGGAGGATAGTTGCGATCTTGGCCCTATTCGTGCCTCTCACCCTGTTGTTCATCGTCGATGGCGTCCGCGGCATAAAGGACGCTTGGCCTGTCGCCCTAGTCGGAAGCCTCGGCTATATCGCGGGCCAGCTCCCTGTGTCTAACTTCGTCGGTCCCTATCTGCCCGACATAGCGGGGTCCCTCGTATCTTTCGCCTTGGTTTTGGCCTTCTTGAGGGTCTGGCGCCCCAAGAGGGTAGTGAGCTTCGGCACTGCGACTAACGGAGGCTCCGCGAGGACCTACACGAGGAGGGAGGTCGTGGAGGCTTGGCTCCCATTTGTGGTGCTGGTGATCGTCGTCACGTTGTGGACAGGCCCCTGGTCGCCGTTGACTAAGGTGTCGCTATTCACTTTGTCTCAAGCCGCATATTCGACTGTCTTGAAGAAGAGCTCGTCTCATTTGCATTTAACCCCTTCGTGGCGGGCACGTCTATATTCACGGCGTGGGTAA
- a CDS encoding L-lactate permease, with product MAGTSIFTAWVIIWLMLGAKPHVFVESIKRMVRQLWGAILTGFFVLGLAFVFNFSGMAYSLAYASSLVGLGFIFIAPILGFIGAALSGSNTSTNALFGAFQAAVGKLLGLPAALLPSANSVGAELGKPVAPQTVSVGVSTTSYVRREGIVIRKNLPWALLYIVYLELIVALYAFLLPQAMA from the coding sequence GTGGCGGGCACGTCTATATTCACGGCGTGGGTAATCATATGGCTCATGTTGGGGGCAAAGCCCCACGTCTTTGTGGAGTCCATAAAGAGGATGGTCAGACAGCTGTGGGGCGCCATATTGACGGGCTTCTTCGTGTTGGGTCTCGCTTTCGTTTTTAATTTCAGCGGGATGGCCTACTCCCTCGCGTATGCCTCGTCTCTCGTGGGCCTCGGATTCATATTCATAGCGCCCATATTGGGCTTCATAGGAGCCGCGCTGTCGGGTAGCAACACCTCCACCAATGCCCTCTTCGGCGCCTTCCAGGCGGCCGTAGGCAAACTGTTGGGCCTGCCGGCGGCTCTACTCCCCTCGGCCAACTCGGTGGGGGCCGAGCTGGGCAAGCCCGTGGCGCCGCAGACTGTAAGCGTCGGCGTGTCCACTACAAGTTATGTGAGGAGGGAGGGCATCGTCATAAGGAAGAACTTGCCGTGGGCCCTTCTGTATATAGTGTACCTAGAGCTGATAGTGGCGCTCTACGCGTTCCTACTGCCCCAAGCCATGGCCTAA